From a single Cydia amplana chromosome 10, ilCydAmpl1.1, whole genome shotgun sequence genomic region:
- the LOC134651322 gene encoding probable ATP-dependent RNA helicase DDX10: MKQQNKSQKKGERKKKFQLYKPRRKKNVEEDAAIQYLKAQYDKIVPDEIKTFKDLPLSQKTLKGLKDNNYTTPTEIQRQAIGFALQGKDILGAAKTGSGKTLAFLIPILENLFCSKWTRMDGVGALVISPTRELAYQIFQTLRKIGQLHDFSAGLIIGGQNLKFERKRMDQVNILICTPGRLLQHMDENPLFDCSHLQILVLDEADRCLDMGFEATMNAIIENLPAERQTLLFSATQTKSVKDLARLSLKFPTYVAPHEQAETTTPEALQQSYIVCEIDEKLGILWSFIKNHLKQKVIVFMATCKQVKYTHELFCKLRPGTSLLALYGTLHQEKRERIYTDFCRKSNVVLFATDLASRGLDFPRVNWVIQMDCPEDVQTYIHRAGRTARGVLGKGEGLLMLLPNEVKIVEDLNKNKIPINKISVDPSKVVAPQRKIEALLSDHTDLKQTAQKAFVSYLKSVYLMKNKDIFNVHALDTDAFARSLGLIVPPRIRFLQRYQKSEAAKKGLEEADDDVISKLKEKAEEDEGSDASPAEEEPQIEKKVKKKLIKEVPKLNFHNDDDSDEDDFLQVKKTNVDIEDDTIVEDEHKSKKKSKPLTKAAIAKKLLKKKIKVNTTVKFTEEGEALDDEKKDVKSELAKKFVNENVGGIDIEMAKEVLKEEDKFDKIRFREKVKAKHKEQKRKLKDKRKEEEGEKDDFGSDEESDGPDLSWLPDPDKVYTKKDGDSSGDEQNAGEDERMGSDNEQSELESEEEKYHRPLKRKLVESKGIPQASVAPRKAARLTDVAAALSVQEAEALAMQLLKGK, translated from the exons atgaaacaaCAAAATAAGTCACAGAAAAAAGGTGAAAGGAAGAAGAAGTTTCAACTGTACAAACCACGCCGCAAAAAGAATGTAGAGGAGGATGCGGCCATTCAATATTTAAAAGCACAGTATGATAag ATTGTACCAGATGAAATCAAAACATTTAAAGATCTGCCTCTATCCCAGAAAACTCTTAAAGGGCTTAAAGATAATAACTACACGACGCCCACTGAGATCCAGCGACAAGCTATAGGCTTCGCTTTACAAGGGAAAGACATCCTGGGGGCTGCCAAGACTGGGTCAGGGAAAACTTTAGCgttcttaatacctattttgGAAAATTTGTTCTGTAGCAAATGGACACGAATGGACGGAGTAGGAGCCCTAGTCATCTCACCCACAAGAGAACTGGCTTACCAGATTTTCCAGACATTGAGAAAGATTGGCCAGCTCCATGATTTCTCTGCTGGCCTCATTATTGGTGGACAAAACCTCAAGTTTGAAAGAAAGAGAATGGACCAAGTTAACATATTAATCTGTACTCCGGGGCGGCTTCTGCAACATATGGATGAGAACCCCTTATTTGACTGCAGCCACTTACAAATCCTGGTTTTGGATGAAGCTGATAGATGTTTAGACATGGGCTTTGAAGCAACCATGAATGCAATCATAGAAAATTTACCCGCCGAAAGACAGACACTTTTGTTTTCTGCAACACaaacaaaatctgtaaaagatTTGGCTAGGCTGAGCTTGAAGTTCCCTACATATGTGGCACCACATGAGCAGGCAGAAACGACCACTCCAGAAGCTTTACAACAGAGCTATATAGTCTGTGAAATTGATGAGAAACTTGGAATTCTCTGGTCTTTCATAAAAAATCATCTTAAACAGAAAGTAATAGTATTCATGGCCACATGCAAGCAAGTAAAGTATACCCATGAGTTGTTCTGTAAGCTTCGCCCAGGCACAAGTCTCTTAGCTCTCTATGGCACACTACACCAAGAAAAAAGAGAAAGGATTTATACTGACTTTTGTAGGAAATCCAATGTGGTTCTCTTTGCAACTGACTTAGCATCAAGAGGACTTGACTTTCCTCGAGTCAACTGGGTGATACAGATGGACTGTCCAGAGGATGTTCAGACATACATACACAGAGCTGGCCGCACAGCTAGAGGAGTCCTTGGTAAAGGTGAGGGACTTCTAATGCTTCTTCCAAATGAGGTAAAAATTGTAGAAGActtgaataaaaacaaaattcccATCAATAAAATATCAGTAGATCCATCTAAAGTTGTTGCCCCTCAGAGAAAAATAGAGGCACTACTCTCAGATCACACTGATCTGAAACAAACTGCCCAAAAAGCATTTGTAAGCTACTTGAAGTCAGTGTATTTAATGAAGAACAAAGATATATTCAATGTCCATGCTTTAGACACAGATGCTTTTGCCAGGTCTTTAGGTTTAATAGTACCTCCTAGAATCAGGTTCCTACAAAGATATCAGAAGAGTGAAGCAGCTAAGAAGGGATTGGAAGAAGCTGATGATGATgtaatatcaaaattaaaggAAAAGGCTGAAGAGGATGAAGGCTCAGATGCCAGCCCTGCTGAAGAGGAGCCCCAAATAGAAAAGAAGGTAAAGAAAAAACTGATTAAAGAAGTTCCAAAACTAAACTTCCACAATGATGATGACAGTGATGAGGATGATTTCCTGCAAGTAAAGAAAACCAATGTTGATATTGAAGATGATACAATAGTAGAAGATGAACACAAGTCAAAGAAAAAATCCAAACCTTTGACAAAAGCAGCCATTGCTAAGAagttacttaaaaagaaaattaaagtaAATACTACAGTGAAGTTTACAGAAGAAGGTGAAGCTTTGGATGATGAAAAGAAGGATGTAAAGTCAGAACTTGCCAAAAAATTCGTCAATGAGAATGTGGGTGGTATTGACATTGAGATGGCTAAGGAAGTGCTTAAAGAGGAAGACAAATTTGACAAAATCAGGTTCAGAGAAAAGGTTAAAGCTAAACACAAGGAACAGAAAAGGAAACTTAAGGATAAAAGAAAGGAGGAGGAAGGAGAGAAAGATGACTTTGGAAGTGATGAAGAGTCAGATGGCCCTGATCTATCATGGCTGCCAGACCCAGATAAGGTGTATACAAAGAAAGATGGTGATAGTAGTGGTGATGAACAGAATGCTGGTGAAGATGAGAGAATGGGCTCAGATAATGAACAGTCAGAACTTGAATCTGAAGAAGAGAAATATCACAG GCCCCTCAAACGCAAGCTGGTGGAAAGTAAAGGCATCCCGCAGGCAAGCGTGGCGCCGCGCAAGGCGGCGCGGCTGACGGACGTCGCCGCAGCTCTGTCGGTGCAGGAGGCGGAGGCGTTGGCGATGCAGTTGCTTAAggggaaataa